The genomic segment ATCATAGCCGCCGATTTTATGCCATGTGCCTTGCACACCTTGGCGTTGCGATGGCCATACTTGCAGGTACCGTCGTTTCAAATCTTGAGCAAGAAGAAGTGCTCAGTATGGGGCCTAACCAAGGGAGAGAACTCGCCGGTTATACATTTGTCTTTGAGCAAACTCAGCATGTGACAACGCAAAGCTATGATGCACTGCAAGCCAATATCCGTGTAATGGATAGTAATGAAAATCCTATTGCGTATGTCTATCCGCAACGTCGCACCTTTAAAACCAACGGTATGCAAATGTCAGCAGCAGGTGTGCATTCGAGTCCGTTAAAAGACTTATATGTCTCAATGGGTACACCGCTAAATGACACCGAATATCTGATCCGTATCAGCTATAAACCGCTGATAAATGGCTTATGGCTTGGTGCATTAATGATGATGATTGCAGGGCTAGTGATGGTCTTTGGTTGTAAAAGTCCCTTATACAGCCATCAATCACAAACAGCTCGACCTCTAAAACAGCTTCAAACCTTGTCTCAATCACAGGCATTACAGGAGCCGACATCATGATATTTCCTACAGTTAATTCGTCTCGATTAGGCTCATTGAGTCATTTATCTCACATCTTGATTAGTCTGATTATCAGCGTATTGATTGCCATCAGTGTAAAACCAGCAAGTGCTGAAGATATCACTATGCCAAACGAGTATAGCGCCAGTGAAAAACGTGCATTGGGATTTGAAATTGCGCAAGAATTACGTTGTCCAATTTCCGACAATCGCAGCTTGTTTGATTCACAAACTCAAATTGCTAATGAACTTAAAGGCCATATTTTTCAAAAACTCGATGAAGGCCAATCTAAACAACAAATCATTGATTTTATGGTCGCTCGCTTTGGCGAACGGATCCGCTACACCCCAAGTTTCCACTCAGGCACGTTGGCATTATGGGTCATTCCACTTGGATTAATCTTACTTGCCGCTTTTGGTGGCATTGCTTGGATCAAAAAACAACAAGCCGACTCAGCGCCACAATCTTATGAGAATTATTATGAATAAATTACTTCCATTTACCATGCTATTACTGACTGGCAGTCTGCACCTTAATGCTGTCGCTAGCCCTAATGAAGCCAAAGTCTATGAAACCGGAGAACCTATCGCTAAACCTATGGTGATGTCCCGATTTGTCGAACTGCACAACGCCAGAAAAATTAAAGATATTGATTTCAAAGACCAACAATTAAAAACGGTCAATTTGAAACAGCATCAAGGTAAATTGGTCATGGTAAACCTATGGGCAACATGGTGTGCGCCTTGTATCAAGGAGATCCCAGCCATGCAGGCGATTAAAGCGCGTAATAAAGATAAAGACTTTGCTTTAGTCCCTATTTCGATTGACGAAGATCCAGCCAATATCCAACCGTTTTTTGAAAAACACGGTTTTGGAGAATATGCCACTTGGATCGATCCCGACAAAGACATTGATTACATCATGCCTGCAGATTTACTCCCTGCAAGTTTCTTTCTTGACGGCAAAGGGAATCTTGTTGGGTTTGTTCGAGGCTATATCGATTGGACTGACGAAGGTATTCAACCTTACTTAGATGGCTTAATTGCCAAATATGCCAATAGATAACAAACCAGTTTTAGTTTCATCATCACAAAAGGTTCTATTAACCTCCGCCCGATCCCTGTTTTATGGGCGGTTATTTTTATTATCTTAACGGTGACCCTGTGTCGCCGTTTTTCTTGTAGTACGAAGTGCAATTCATTACCATAATCGCCTATTTTATTAACTAGGCTTACTGACTCATGAAGTTATCTGTTTTAGACCAATCCATTTTTGACCATTTATACCGTGATATCAGAGAATTTCGCAGCACCTTTGATTTACCCATCGAAGATGCGACCAGCCTAGATGATAAAGCGGATACCCTACATACCCCACTCATCATTGAAGAGTTAACAGAGCTTGCTGAAGCTGACTGCCGTGTTGAACAAGCTGACGCCATCGTTGACTCGGTTTATGTGCTTATGGGGCGTTTAGTGCATTTAGGCGCTAGCAAAATCACTGACCGCATAGAAATTAGTTACTTAGTTGATTTACTGTTATGTGTGGCTAACAATCGCGAAATTAACTTTATTGAATGTTGGGATGAAGTCCACTCAAGCAACATGAGTAAAGTATGCCGGAATGAGCAAGAATTAGCTGAAACAGTCGCCCATTATGCCAAGCAAGGCGTTGAAATTGTTGGCAGCACCAAAGGCGAGTTTATCATTGCTAAATGTGCAAAAGATGTAGAAATGGCGGGTAAAGTCGTTCGCCAAGGTAAGGTATTAAAATCGGTTTATTATCGACCTGCTGACTTAGCCAAATTAGTGAGTAACTAATCCAAGTAGGCCAGATTAAGTGCATTATCAATGCCGACTAATCAGCTCAAATGAATAACAATAATGCGCCTACGTTGGCGCATTTTTTTACGCACAATCATCACCAATGCGCTTGGTAACAATTCAAAAGATTACGCCGCTTGATTATGTTCAACATTCACCAATGTCTCGAACACCTTTTCTGGCTCAGCAACTTGAATGTGCAATACGGTGAGCTTTTCAACTAATTGCCCTAACCCGCCAAAATACCATTGTGGCGTGTTAAAACGTATGGTGAGATTAGTCTGCTCGCCTCGCCCAATGGCCAGCTCATCATCAACAACCTTCTTGGCTATTTGATTCACCTCTACCGCTTCAATCTCATTAACATCAATCGCCATAAAGCCCCAAATGGCATTATTAATCACTAGTCTATCGCGGATTAAATACATTGAGTAATGGCGCGCGATACGATAATTCGCCACCAACATCATATAGCTGGCAATACAACTAGTTAAACAGCCAATAAGCATGAATAACAAATGCCAAGGCTTGGCACTCATTAACTTAATGTGGCTGAGGGCTATGGGATGATGACGAGAAAACCATGGAATAGCGTAATACCAGTTTGTGGGTTCACCCGCCACGATAAAGGCAATAGACAGCGCCTTCTCATCCTTATCTGCATACAATTCTACCGCACTGACTCTCGGGTCGCCTTTTACCTTTCTAACCTTTAATAAGCCACGAATAATCGTAAACACGAGGTAAGCTTCAATGATCAATAACACCCCAACAATGGGGTATTTTAACCAAGCAACAAACTCAAAATAGTCGGCAATATCTGCCGGAAAGCTGAGCCTTGCGACCAGACTGCTAGTGCTAAAAATAATAATCAGCTTCCACCACTTTTGGCCGCCTTTTTTAATAATGCAGTACCAATATGTCAATGGAATAATGATAAAGTAACCAATAGCAATCAGAGTTAATGTTAGCTCGTTACTACTGTTTGTCAGTGTTTCGGGCGTAAGCTTTACACCAAGAGTAAATAGCACTATCGCAATAGCTAAAAAAATCAGTCGGTATTTTACGACAGGTCTCATAGCAATATCCTTATTGACTAAGTTTGTTATCCATCACGATATGACTCTCAATTCACTCATCACATCACTTCGTAAACTAATCCACTGAGCAGATTATTTTTCAGCAGATAAAAACCAGCTTAACCCTTGAATTGCCGCTGTTGGAAACGCCATATTATGGCTTGCCGCTTCAATCACCTGTAATCGAACATTGAGCGTTTGCGCAGCTGATAATCTGTTCTTTTGGGACAAAATAGCCTGAAACGCTTTCGCATCTGCCACCATGTCATGACCATACTCAGTTAGCGCTGCCGTTTCATATTCACCAATTGCGATATAAACCTTGGCATTAACGTCTTTTAGCATAAAGTCAGCAGAACGAAATTGCTTCATCAGCTGCTTGTCATCAAACCATAATGACGGACTACTCAATAGATAATGGTTAAATAGCTGTGGCTGCTTTAGCAAAGCACAGGCGCCAAATAAGCCACCTAAGGAATGACCAATTAAGGTATTTTGACTAGGGTTAGTGCGATAGTGTTTGTTGATATGAGGCATGAGCTTGTTAGCGATAAAATTCAGGTGTCTCTGGGCTTCACCGGTTTTACGTTTCCAGCTTTTATCTGAACTTGGTGTGTAGTCCCTTATCCGACTCGCTGCTGGGCTCATGCCTTCTTGCCAATCAATGCCGACTAATATGGCTTGATCCATTTCCCGCATGTTCATCGGTAATCGTGTTACCCCAGATACCACTTGAAAGCTATACATGGCATCAGTCATATAGACTACAGGGTAATACTGAATCGGATCTTGTTCTTGATAACTGTTAGGTAATTTAATCCATATTTTATAGCTTCTATCGGAATCTTCTAAAATAATGGATGAGGTATTAGGAATGGTAAAGGCCTGCTCAGCCCTGACTGGCGCAGATAGGGTTAATAATCCCATTACCGCTACGGCCAGCAAATAAACAATATGCATCAGCTATCCTTGTTGATGTTGTTTTTAGTGATGTGTAATTAATAATGTTGTTTCACTGCAATAAGCTAAAACATAACAGAGTTAATCAGTTGTTTTAGCTTAATTTTGCAGCAATATTAGTATGGTAAAATATAATCAGCGGCAAGTGCAATGAATAACGCAAAACCAGCCCAATTGTTATTTAAAAATGCCTTAAAACACAGCGCCCGTTCGCGGCTATAAATCAGCCATTGCTGATAAGCACTGAATACAATAAAGCTGCTAATACCAACGCCGTAAAACAGTCCTCGCTCAGCTGACCAACCGGCACATATAAAACACGTCAGTGCGGCAAGTTGAAACAACGCTATCCACTGGCGATCGTAACTGCCAAATAAAATGGCAGTAGACTTAATGCCAACTTTTAAATCATCATCCCTATCAACCATGGCATACATAGTGTCGTAAGCCACAGTCCAGCACCAATTAGCCGCAAATAACCACCATGCCTCAACAGGCACATAACCAAGCTGGGCGGCATAGGCCATCGGGATTGACCAGCTCCACACTATCCCCAAAAACATTTGCGGCATATTCGTCACCCGTTTCATAAACGGGTACATAATGGTGAGAATAATCCCCACCACCGAAAGCTTAACCACGAGTGGATTTAAAAATAACACCAAGCTAAACGCAATCAGCGCCATGACGATAAATAACATCAACACTTCTTTGCTACTGACTTCACCTGAAGCGAGTGGCCTGTTTTTCGTTCGCTCGACATGGGCGTCTAATTTTCTGTCGGCAAAGTCATTAATGACACACCCACAGGCACGCATGATAAATACACCAAATACAAAGATAACCAGTACCTTTACATCAGGCATGCCACCAGCAGCTAACACCAGCGCCATCAAACATGGCCACATGAGTAATAATGTCCCAATTGGCCTGTCTAAACGTGTTAACCGTTTATAAACTGAAATCTTTTCTTTAAGCGTCCATGAGGATACTGCCATGGCTAACTCACTCCCACTTTTTGAAGTATATTCACTTCTTATTCGCCATTCTGGGTTGGCGTTATTTATGTGTGTTTGCCAAATGAATAATCTAACATGCTAAGGGCGTGTTAAAACACTTGTTTATCGTGGATATAGCGACAATGGTCACCATTTGTTCAAAATCTCGTTCCAATACCAATTATCCTATCTATCCCATATCAGATCATTGGGTTCGAAAAACTAAACAGCCCTTCAACAACTGAAAAAGCGGTTTTGGAACGACATGTACCGTCTAGCAAGACTCTAGCTTTGCTAGTGATACTAATAACCACTTACTGCCAAAGTCGGTAAAGTTCACTTGAACTCGGGCTTTATCAGCTGTGCCTTCAAAGTCAGTGACAATGCCTTGACCAAACTTAAAATGCTTCACTTTTTGGCCGACTTTAAAGCCACTGTCATTGGCAATGGATTGACGTGGCACGTTAAAGCGACTGCTCATTGCTGGCGCAGAGACTGAGGCCTTCATGCGTATTTCTTCAACGTATTCAGATGGAATTTCACCAATAAAGCGTGAAGGACTGGCATAATCTTCACGACCATAAATACGACGAGACTCAGCGTAGCTGATATACAGTTTTTGCATCGCTCGGGTCATGCCCACATAACATAAGCGGCGTTCTTCATCTAAACGGTCACCTTCATCCAGTGCCATTTTACTTGGGAAAATACCTTCTTCAACCCCTGCCATAAACACCACAGGAAACTCTAGCCCTTTAGCTGAGTGCAATGTCATTAACTGCACAGCATCAGTAAACTTGTCAGCTTGGCCTTCACCAGCCTCCAATGCAGCATGAGATAAAAAGGCATTTAGCTCGCCCATATCTTCCAGTTCTTCAGGCATTTCAAAGCTGCGAGCTGCGGTAACTAGCTCGTTTAAGTTCTCAACACGAGATTGGGCTTTTTCGCCTTTTTCGGCTTCGTACATTGCACGCAATCCAGATCGCTGAATCACGGTATCCGTCATGCTATACAGACTCATATCTAAGGTGTCTGTACGCATACCAA from the Shewanella japonica genome contains:
- a CDS encoding cytochrome c-type biogenesis protein; amino-acid sequence: MIFPTVNSSRLGSLSHLSHILISLIISVLIAISVKPASAEDITMPNEYSASEKRALGFEIAQELRCPISDNRSLFDSQTQIANELKGHIFQKLDEGQSKQQIIDFMVARFGERIRYTPSFHSGTLALWVIPLGLILLAAFGGIAWIKKQQADSAPQSYENYYE
- a CDS encoding TlpA family protein disulfide reductase, producing the protein MNKLLPFTMLLLTGSLHLNAVASPNEAKVYETGEPIAKPMVMSRFVELHNARKIKDIDFKDQQLKTVNLKQHQGKLVMVNLWATWCAPCIKEIPAMQAIKARNKDKDFALVPISIDEDPANIQPFFEKHGFGEYATWIDPDKDIDYIMPADLLPASFFLDGKGNLVGFVRGYIDWTDEGIQPYLDGLIAKYANR
- a CDS encoding nucleoside triphosphate pyrophosphohydrolase family protein — translated: MKLSVLDQSIFDHLYRDIREFRSTFDLPIEDATSLDDKADTLHTPLIIEELTELAEADCRVEQADAIVDSVYVLMGRLVHLGASKITDRIEISYLVDLLLCVANNREINFIECWDEVHSSNMSKVCRNEQELAETVAHYAKQGVEIVGSTKGEFIIAKCAKDVEMAGKVVRQGKVLKSVYYRPADLAKLVSN
- a CDS encoding alpha/beta hydrolase — protein: MHIVYLLAVAVMGLLTLSAPVRAEQAFTIPNTSSIILEDSDRSYKIWIKLPNSYQEQDPIQYYPVVYMTDAMYSFQVVSGVTRLPMNMREMDQAILVGIDWQEGMSPAASRIRDYTPSSDKSWKRKTGEAQRHLNFIANKLMPHINKHYRTNPSQNTLIGHSLGGLFGACALLKQPQLFNHYLLSSPSLWFDDKQLMKQFRSADFMLKDVNAKVYIAIGEYETAALTEYGHDMVADAKAFQAILSQKNRLSAAQTLNVRLQVIEAASHNMAFPTAAIQGLSWFLSAEK
- the ubiA gene encoding 4-hydroxybenzoate octaprenyltransferase, with amino-acid sequence MAVSSWTLKEKISVYKRLTRLDRPIGTLLLMWPCLMALVLAAGGMPDVKVLVIFVFGVFIMRACGCVINDFADRKLDAHVERTKNRPLASGEVSSKEVLMLFIVMALIAFSLVLFLNPLVVKLSVVGIILTIMYPFMKRVTNMPQMFLGIVWSWSIPMAYAAQLGYVPVEAWWLFAANWCWTVAYDTMYAMVDRDDDLKVGIKSTAILFGSYDRQWIALFQLAALTCFICAGWSAERGLFYGVGISSFIVFSAYQQWLIYSRERALCFKAFLNNNWAGFALFIALAADYILPY